Proteins from a genomic interval of Cryptosporangium aurantiacum:
- a CDS encoding patatin-like phospholipase family protein codes for MTGSALVLGGGGVTGIAWEIGMLAGLLDVGVDLTTADLIIGTSAGSVVGTMIATGCDVEELYRRQLAPSGSELAARMGTAVLLRWGFAAVTSRSPERFRARVGALARRTRTVPEEERRQVIASRLPIHNWPDRRLVVTAVDAVTGELAPFDRHSGVGLVDAVAASCAVPGVWPPMTVNGRQYIDGGVRSTANVDLASGADRIVVLAPLPRGGGPMPGVSSQVAQLGDSARVAVVTPNQEARAAFGRNVLDPARRGPSARAGRAQAADAALAVHSVWSDSP; via the coding sequence ATGACGGGGAGTGCACTGGTACTCGGCGGGGGCGGAGTCACCGGCATCGCGTGGGAGATCGGGATGCTGGCCGGACTGCTCGACGTCGGTGTGGACCTCACGACCGCGGACCTGATCATCGGGACGTCCGCCGGCTCAGTGGTCGGGACGATGATCGCGACCGGCTGCGACGTCGAGGAGCTCTATCGCCGGCAACTGGCGCCCAGCGGCAGCGAGCTGGCCGCACGGATGGGCACCGCCGTCCTGCTCCGCTGGGGGTTCGCCGCGGTGACCAGCCGCAGCCCGGAGCGGTTCCGGGCGCGGGTCGGCGCGCTGGCGCGACGTACCCGGACGGTTCCCGAGGAGGAGCGCCGCCAGGTCATCGCCTCCCGGCTGCCGATCCACAATTGGCCGGACCGCCGCCTGGTGGTAACCGCGGTGGACGCCGTGACCGGCGAGCTCGCTCCGTTCGACCGACACAGCGGCGTCGGGCTGGTGGACGCCGTCGCGGCCAGTTGCGCGGTGCCGGGCGTCTGGCCACCGATGACCGTCAACGGGCGTCAGTACATCGACGGCGGCGTCCGCTCCACCGCCAACGTCGACTTGGCCTCCGGCGCCGATCGGATCGTCGTGCTGGCACCGTTACCGCGGGGCGGCGGCCCGATGCCCGGCGTCTCGTCGCAGGTCGCCCAGCTCGGTGACTCCGCGCGCGTCGCGGTTGTGACGCCGAACCAGGAGGCCAGGGCCGCGTTCGGGCGGAACGTGCTCGACCCCGCGCGCCGCGGGCCGTCCGCCCGCGCCGGGCGCGCGCAGGCCGCCGACGCCGCGCTCGCCGTGCACTCGGTGTGGTCAGACTCTCCGTAG
- a CDS encoding DNA glycosylase AlkZ-like family protein encodes MAAIDVDREQVLAYRVGAHQFDRSVAKASQLAVLDLGVADTPPGSARQALAARLPALPEPDDDLVTVWGARGAPFVHRGEDLAGLAAALLPRDEADAKARLGGSSGRVPGGDLDAVLATASALHELVSAPLSKGEASTALTARLPHLATYCRGCQVDHVSEQLVRIAGLPAGVRIEPGTTPLVLAPLDEWTPPTDPVGLAGPARTYLRLHGPATQSEVAAYFTADKAAIRDSWPDDLIEVVVDGKKGYWLPAEAEPELRAPAPPEFVRLLPPSDPYLQTRNRNLLVPEKAEQKALWRPISNPGAILADGEIVGAWRARLSGKRLTVTPEAFRPLPPPVLAAIEDEARVVAAVRGASDVRVTA; translated from the coding sequence ATGGCAGCGATCGATGTGGACCGGGAGCAGGTGCTGGCCTACCGGGTGGGCGCGCACCAGTTCGACCGGTCGGTGGCAAAAGCCTCGCAGCTCGCGGTGCTCGACCTCGGCGTGGCCGACACACCGCCCGGTTCGGCCAGGCAGGCGCTCGCGGCCCGGCTCCCCGCGCTGCCCGAGCCGGACGACGACCTGGTGACGGTCTGGGGCGCCCGGGGTGCGCCGTTCGTCCACCGGGGCGAGGACCTCGCGGGCCTCGCCGCCGCCTTGCTCCCCCGCGACGAAGCCGACGCGAAGGCGCGGCTCGGCGGCTCCTCCGGCCGCGTCCCCGGCGGCGACCTGGACGCTGTGCTCGCCACCGCGTCGGCCTTGCACGAGTTGGTCAGCGCGCCGCTCAGCAAGGGGGAGGCCAGCACCGCGCTGACCGCCCGGCTGCCGCACCTGGCCACCTACTGCCGCGGTTGCCAGGTCGACCACGTGAGCGAACAGCTCGTGCGCATTGCGGGCCTGCCGGCGGGCGTCCGCATCGAACCCGGGACGACCCCGCTGGTGCTGGCTCCGCTGGACGAGTGGACACCGCCCACCGACCCGGTCGGGCTCGCCGGGCCGGCCCGCACCTACCTGCGCCTGCACGGTCCGGCGACCCAGTCCGAGGTCGCCGCCTACTTCACCGCCGACAAGGCCGCGATCCGCGACTCCTGGCCCGACGACCTGATCGAGGTCGTGGTCGACGGCAAGAAGGGGTACTGGCTCCCGGCCGAGGCGGAACCGGAGCTGCGGGCCCCGGCCCCGCCGGAGTTCGTCCGGCTGCTCCCGCCGAGCGACCCCTACCTGCAGACGCGCAACCGGAACCTGCTGGTGCCGGAGAAGGCCGAACAGAAGGCGCTCTGGCGTCCGATCAGCAACCCGGGCGCGATCCTCGCCGACGGGGAGATCGTCGGCGCCTGGCGTGCCCGGCTGTCCGGCAAGCGGCTGACGGTCACTCCGGAGGCGTTTCGCCCGCTACCGCCACCGGTGCTGGCCGCGATCGAGGACGAAGCCCGCGTCGTCGCGGCCGTCCGTGGCGCCTCCGACGTCCGCGTCACCGCGTAA
- a CDS encoding phosphoribosyltransferase family protein: MSSVPLSVGRSEGSVTPADPDLRERLLTAFRWIDPGEWCDHLLTDRSGWWRDPVILDRIGPALAALSPAQPTVVVAPATSGFLLGPLVARAAGVGFVEAYRDLSGAELADDLITRSSGPGHDGRPVVLGVRSRHLGSDDSVLVVDDWVETGAQLSALAEIISAAGARYLGAAVIVDGAQLPVRDRLGVRGLVREVELDHRRRS, encoded by the coding sequence GTGTCGAGTGTCCCGCTCTCCGTCGGCCGGTCGGAGGGTTCTGTCACGCCTGCCGATCCGGACCTGCGGGAGCGGCTGCTCACCGCGTTCCGGTGGATCGATCCCGGCGAGTGGTGCGACCACCTCCTCACCGACCGCTCCGGCTGGTGGCGCGATCCGGTCATCCTCGACCGGATCGGGCCCGCGCTGGCCGCGCTCTCCCCGGCGCAACCCACCGTGGTCGTCGCGCCCGCGACCAGCGGTTTCCTGCTCGGTCCTCTGGTCGCGCGAGCGGCGGGCGTCGGCTTCGTCGAGGCGTACCGCGATCTGAGCGGCGCCGAACTCGCCGACGACCTGATCACCCGCAGCAGCGGCCCCGGCCACGACGGCCGGCCGGTCGTCCTGGGTGTCCGCTCCCGCCACCTCGGTTCGGACGACTCGGTCCTCGTCGTGGACGACTGGGTGGAGACCGGCGCGCAGCTCTCCGCGCTGGCCGAGATCATCAGTGCCGCCGGCGCGCGTTACCTCGGAGCCGCGGTGATCGTCGACGGCGCGCAACTCCCGGTCCGCGATCGGCTGGGCGTGCGTGGCCTGGTGCGCGAGGTCGAACTCGACCATCGTCGCCGCTCCTGA
- a CDS encoding PP2C family protein-serine/threonine phosphatase yields MPTNPHLGDPVVSPRTGVVGACLLAFAIAAFDVAMPGLQFVGLLVAPPFLAAALASYRATFAVGTLCFALGAALGMLDAAAFDPQQVLRLAAILVFTALAAWLSMLGDRTSKRVATLSKLAAVAQQAVLRPLGPRIGTMSVAVRYVSANAEADIGGDLYEALSTPYGTRVLIGDVRGKGLEAVRLASSVLGSYRHVAHERVDLRAIVADLDRAVARSVGYEDFVTACLVEERGGTLTVLNCGHPAPLLLRRGSVIPLEPPSPAPPLGFLPVVRPRVERLEPGDRLLLFTDGLAEARQDGEFFPIRERAWRIAGHGTVEDGLTSLVNALRGWVHGVLDDDIALILLEYTGAERKPDAPSAARPAWEWDPITGD; encoded by the coding sequence ATGCCAACGAACCCGCACCTAGGGGATCCGGTGGTGTCTCCACGCACCGGTGTCGTCGGTGCGTGCCTGTTGGCGTTCGCGATCGCGGCGTTCGACGTCGCGATGCCCGGTCTGCAGTTCGTCGGGCTCCTGGTGGCGCCACCATTCCTGGCGGCCGCGCTGGCGTCCTATCGGGCGACGTTCGCCGTGGGGACGCTCTGCTTCGCGCTCGGTGCGGCGCTGGGCATGCTGGACGCCGCGGCGTTCGACCCCCAGCAAGTCCTGCGGCTCGCCGCGATCCTGGTCTTCACCGCGCTGGCGGCCTGGCTGAGCATGCTCGGCGACCGGACGTCCAAACGGGTGGCGACGTTGAGCAAGCTCGCCGCGGTCGCCCAGCAGGCGGTCCTGCGGCCGCTGGGACCGCGCATCGGGACGATGTCGGTGGCGGTTCGCTACGTGTCGGCGAACGCGGAAGCCGACATCGGCGGTGACCTGTACGAGGCGCTGAGTACCCCCTACGGCACCCGGGTGCTGATCGGCGACGTGCGCGGCAAGGGCCTGGAAGCGGTCCGACTGGCCAGCAGCGTGCTGGGCTCTTACCGGCACGTCGCGCACGAGCGGGTGGACCTGCGAGCGATCGTCGCCGACCTGGACCGAGCGGTGGCGCGGTCGGTCGGGTACGAGGACTTCGTCACCGCGTGCCTGGTGGAGGAGCGCGGCGGGACGCTGACCGTGCTCAACTGCGGGCACCCGGCGCCGCTGCTGTTGCGCCGGGGGAGCGTGATCCCGCTGGAGCCGCCGTCGCCCGCGCCGCCGCTGGGGTTCCTGCCGGTGGTGCGGCCCCGGGTGGAGCGGTTGGAGCCCGGCGACCGGCTGCTGCTCTTCACCGACGGGCTCGCCGAGGCCAGGCAGGACGGCGAATTCTTCCCGATCCGGGAGCGGGCTTGGCGGATCGCCGGCCACGGCACCGTCGAGGACGGGCTGACGTCGCTGGTCAACGCCCTGCGCGGATGGGTGCACGGGGTGCTCGACGACGACATCGCGCTGATCCTGCTCGAGTACACCGGGGCCGAGCGCAAGCCCGATGCGCCCAGCGCCGCTCGTCCGGCCTGGGAGTGGGACCCGATCACCGGGGACTGA
- a CDS encoding acyl-CoA dehydrogenase, whose protein sequence is MSHYKANLRDLEFNLFEVFGAGDRLGNGPFEAIDEETARAFLAQMVEVAEGPLAESFADADRNPPVFDPATNSVTLPESFKKSYRAFVESGAWELDTLEELGGTRAPRQLVWSVAELILGSNPAVHMYSSGFSFAGIFYRLGTEQQKKWAQLFIDKQWGSTMVLTEPDAGSDVGAGRTKAIPQADGTWHIEGVKRFITSGEHDLSDNIIHYVLARPVGVEGVGGPGTKGLSLFMVPKYHFDDEGNLGERNGAYVTNVEKKMGLKVSATCEVTFGEKKPAVGYLVGDVHDGIRQMFLIIEGARMMVGTKAIATLSTGYLNALEYAKERVQGADLTKQADKTAPRVTIINHPDVRRSLLRQKSYAEGLRALVHYTASVQDQVILAHEAGDLEAAKAAERLNDLLLPLVKGGGSERSYELLGAESLQTFGGSGFLQEYPIEQYIRDSKIDTLYEGTTAIQGQDFFFRKIVKDSGTALASLAGEIAAFIDSESGNGRLKNERALLKTALDDVQAMVGWSVTQLMSMQEDPANIYKVGLNTTRLLLSTTDLVVGWLLLKQADVALQALDAGASKPGDSDFYNGKIASARFFAATVLPELTARRAVLESTTLDVMELPESAF, encoded by the coding sequence ATGAGCCACTACAAAGCCAACCTGCGCGACCTCGAGTTCAACCTCTTCGAGGTCTTCGGCGCCGGCGATCGCCTGGGCAACGGCCCGTTCGAGGCGATCGACGAGGAGACCGCCCGCGCGTTCCTAGCGCAGATGGTGGAGGTGGCCGAGGGGCCGCTGGCCGAGTCCTTCGCGGACGCCGACCGCAACCCGCCGGTGTTCGACCCCGCCACGAACTCGGTGACGCTGCCCGAGTCGTTCAAGAAGTCGTACCGGGCGTTCGTCGAGTCCGGTGCCTGGGAGCTCGACACGCTGGAGGAACTCGGCGGTACCCGGGCTCCGCGTCAGCTGGTGTGGTCGGTCGCCGAGCTCATCCTCGGCTCGAACCCCGCCGTCCACATGTACTCGAGCGGCTTCTCGTTCGCGGGCATCTTCTACCGGCTCGGCACCGAGCAGCAGAAGAAGTGGGCGCAGCTGTTCATCGACAAGCAGTGGGGCTCCACGATGGTGCTCACCGAGCCGGACGCCGGCTCGGACGTCGGCGCCGGTCGCACCAAGGCGATCCCGCAGGCCGACGGCACCTGGCACATCGAGGGCGTCAAGCGCTTCATCACCTCGGGTGAGCACGACCTGAGCGACAACATCATTCACTACGTGCTGGCGCGTCCGGTCGGCGTCGAGGGCGTCGGTGGCCCCGGCACCAAGGGCCTGAGCCTGTTCATGGTGCCGAAGTACCACTTCGACGACGAGGGCAACCTCGGTGAGCGCAACGGCGCCTACGTCACGAACGTCGAGAAGAAGATGGGCCTCAAGGTCTCCGCGACCTGCGAGGTGACGTTCGGTGAGAAGAAGCCCGCCGTGGGCTACCTGGTCGGCGACGTGCATGACGGCATCCGCCAGATGTTCCTGATCATCGAGGGCGCCCGGATGATGGTCGGTACCAAGGCCATCGCCACGCTCTCCACCGGCTACCTCAACGCGCTGGAGTACGCGAAGGAGCGCGTCCAGGGCGCCGACCTCACCAAGCAGGCGGACAAGACCGCGCCGCGGGTGACGATCATCAACCACCCGGACGTCCGGCGGAGCCTGCTGCGGCAGAAGTCCTACGCCGAGGGCCTGCGGGCGCTGGTGCATTACACCGCTTCCGTGCAGGACCAGGTGATCCTCGCCCACGAGGCAGGCGACCTCGAAGCCGCCAAGGCTGCCGAGCGCCTCAACGACCTGCTGCTGCCGCTGGTCAAGGGCGGTGGCTCGGAGCGGTCGTACGAGCTGCTCGGCGCCGAGTCGCTGCAGACGTTCGGCGGGTCCGGCTTCCTCCAGGAATACCCGATCGAGCAGTACATCCGGGACTCCAAGATCGACACGCTCTACGAGGGCACCACCGCCATCCAGGGCCAGGACTTCTTCTTCCGGAAGATCGTCAAGGACTCGGGCACGGCGCTGGCCTCGCTCGCGGGTGAGATCGCGGCGTTCATCGACTCGGAGAGCGGCAACGGCCGGCTGAAGAACGAGCGCGCGCTGCTGAAGACCGCGCTGGACGACGTCCAGGCGATGGTCGGGTGGAGCGTCACGCAGCTGATGTCGATGCAGGAGGACCCGGCCAACATCTACAAGGTCGGCCTGAACACCACGCGGTTGCTGCTGTCGACAACCGATCTGGTGGTCGGGTGGCTGCTGCTCAAGCAGGCGGACGTCGCGCTGCAGGCACTGGACGCCGGTGCGTCCAAGCCGGGTGACAGCGACTTCTACAACGGCAAGATCGCCTCGGCGCGGTTCTTCGCCGCGACCGTGCTGCCGGAGCTGACCGCGCGCCGCGCGGTGCTGGAGTCCACGACGCTGGACGTCATGGAGCTGCCGGAGAGCGCGTTCTGA
- a CDS encoding DUF6458 family protein, protein MATQPAKPPGEHDREVDMGIGAGLFLIALGAIFAFAVTVDLQGINLQAVGWILMFIGVVGILISVFYWGPRKRATQTTRERIYTDDPTQPPPPL, encoded by the coding sequence GTGGCGACGCAACCGGCGAAGCCACCTGGCGAACACGACCGGGAGGTCGACATGGGTATCGGCGCGGGGCTCTTTCTGATCGCCCTCGGCGCAATATTTGCCTTTGCCGTCACGGTCGACCTGCAGGGCATCAACCTTCAGGCGGTCGGCTGGATCCTGATGTTCATCGGCGTCGTCGGGATCCTGATCAGCGTCTTCTATTGGGGGCCGCGGAAGCGGGCGACCCAGACGACCAGGGAGCGGATCTACACCGACGATCCCACCCAGCCGCCTCCGCCGCTCTGA